From a region of the uncultured Draconibacterium sp. genome:
- a CDS encoding molybdenum cofactor synthesis domain-containing protein — MEAQTCKIKSLNISEKKGTIKTPRKELKLNLDGIEGDAHAGKWHRQISLLAAESIKSFEGELGREIKYGEFAENITTEGITVHKAMPFDRFRSGNLELEVTQIGKKCHGDNCEIFQLAGKCVMPKEGIFCRVIRPGILTENDELEYIPKTFRIKVITLSDRAFHGIYKDKSGPLLEKLSKEWFFSKTYLCETSRTVIPDEKGLLETELQNAVKDGYDIIYTTGSTGIGPRDIAPSVIENFIDLEIPGIMDHIRLKYGAEKPNALLSRSIAGVKNKTLVFSLPGSSKAVNEYLTEIHKILMHSFLMLHGIDGH; from the coding sequence ATGGAAGCACAGACCTGCAAAATAAAATCACTGAACATTTCGGAGAAAAAAGGCACGATTAAGACTCCGCGCAAAGAATTAAAACTAAACCTGGATGGAATTGAAGGCGATGCTCACGCCGGGAAATGGCACCGACAGATTAGTTTGCTGGCTGCCGAAAGCATTAAAAGTTTTGAAGGAGAATTAGGCCGCGAGATCAAATATGGCGAGTTTGCCGAAAACATTACCACAGAAGGAATCACAGTTCATAAAGCGATGCCATTTGATCGCTTCAGATCCGGAAACCTAGAATTGGAAGTAACACAAATTGGAAAAAAATGCCACGGCGATAACTGTGAGATTTTTCAACTGGCAGGGAAATGTGTGATGCCAAAAGAAGGAATCTTCTGCCGGGTTATAAGACCGGGAATTCTTACTGAAAACGACGAATTGGAATACATTCCAAAAACATTCCGAATTAAGGTGATTACTTTGAGCGACCGTGCTTTCCATGGTATTTACAAAGACAAAAGCGGTCCACTTCTCGAGAAACTGAGCAAGGAATGGTTCTTTTCAAAAACATACCTGTGCGAAACATCGCGCACTGTAATTCCTGATGAAAAAGGATTATTGGAAACCGAACTTCAAAATGCTGTTAAGGACGGTTACGATATTATTTACACAACCGGCAGCACCGGAATAGGGCCGCGCGATATTGCTCCATCTGTAATCGAAAACTTCATCGATTTGGAGATTCCGGGAATTATGGATCACATTCGACTGAAATATGGTGCAGAAAAACCCAATGCATTACTCAGCCGATCTATCGCCGGAGTTAAAAACAAAACACTGGTATTCTCGCTGCCGGGTAGTAGCAAAGCTGTAAACGAATATCTAACAGAGATTCATAAAATTCTGATGCATTCGTTTTTGATGCTTCATGGAATTGACGGGCATTAA
- the moaC gene encoding cyclic pyranopterin monophosphate synthase MoaC produces the protein MSQLSHINDEGKANMVDVGHKPQQVRTAKASGFIALQPETIRLINESLIKKGDVITIAEIAGIQAAKETSRLIPLCHPLQLTKVEVKAEVQENGVLVKSLTKCIGQTGVEMEALTAVNVALLTIYDMCKAVDKNMVMSDVKLDFKEKI, from the coding sequence ATGAGTCAATTATCACATATAAACGACGAAGGAAAAGCAAATATGGTGGATGTGGGCCACAAACCACAACAGGTACGCACCGCCAAAGCATCGGGTTTTATTGCTTTGCAGCCCGAAACCATTCGGTTGATAAACGAAAGCCTGATAAAAAAAGGCGATGTAATTACCATTGCTGAAATTGCAGGAATTCAGGCAGCAAAAGAAACATCAAGGCTGATTCCGCTTTGCCATCCATTGCAGCTTACCAAAGTGGAAGTAAAAGCTGAAGTTCAGGAGAATGGCGTTTTGGTAAAAAGTTTGACCAAATGCATTGGGCAAACCGGTGTTGAAATGGAAGCCTTAACCGCCGTGAATGTTGCGCTACTGACTATTTACGACATGTGCAAAGCCGTAGACAAAAACATGGTAATGAGCGATGTAAAACTTGACTTTAAGGAGAAAATATAA
- a CDS encoding radical SAM protein gives MYDRFNRHINYLRISVTDRCNFRCEYCMPAEGLPLKKHEDILSFQEITDIVKAGVKLGIKKLRITGGEPLVRKDLPELISMLSAIPEIEDIGMTTNGVLLPRYAKALKASGLKRVNISLDTMNPDKFKKITRVGELNDVLMGIDAALEADLQPVKINFVRIPGENEEDEQEVREFCQNKGLKLRFIRQMDLRTGEFYAVDGGLGGICKICNRLRLTADGFIVPCLHSGLRYSTRELGIEEAYNQALQNKPEKGVGTESHDFSNIGG, from the coding sequence ATGTACGACCGCTTTAACAGACATATCAACTACCTGCGCATTTCGGTAACCGACCGCTGCAATTTCCGTTGTGAATACTGTATGCCGGCCGAAGGTTTGCCACTAAAAAAGCACGAGGATATTCTTTCATTTCAAGAAATTACCGACATCGTTAAAGCGGGAGTAAAACTTGGGATTAAAAAACTCCGAATTACCGGAGGTGAACCGTTGGTACGCAAAGATCTTCCGGAGCTAATTAGTATGCTATCAGCCATTCCGGAGATTGAGGATATTGGAATGACAACAAACGGTGTTCTTTTGCCACGTTATGCCAAAGCATTAAAGGCTTCCGGGCTAAAACGTGTGAACATCAGTCTGGATACCATGAACCCGGACAAATTCAAAAAGATTACCCGTGTTGGCGAACTTAATGATGTATTGATGGGAATTGATGCAGCATTGGAAGCCGATTTACAACCGGTTAAAATCAACTTTGTTCGCATTCCGGGCGAAAACGAAGAGGATGAACAGGAAGTACGGGAATTCTGCCAAAATAAAGGTTTGAAGCTACGTTTTATTCGCCAGATGGATTTACGTACCGGTGAATTTTATGCCGTTGATGGAGGTTTAGGAGGCATTTGCAAAATCTGTAACCGCCTGCGTTTAACTGCCGACGGATTTATTGTTCCATGCCTGCATTCGGGATTGCGTTACAGCACCCGCGAATTGGGTATCGAAGAAGCATACAACCAGGCATTACAAAACAAACCGGAAAAAGGAGTAGGAACAGAATCACACGATTTCTCAAATATTGGAGGATAG